CACCCAAGGGTCGGGGAAGTCTTTCACGATGCTCTACGCCGCCGAGAACCTGTTGAAACGCGACGTAGCCCGGAACCCGCAGGTCTTCATCATCGTCGATACGGACAAGCTCAACAGCCAGATGCGTGACCAGCTGGCGAATCTCTCGCTGGAGCAGTGGACAGAAGCGGAGAGTATCAACCACCTGGAAGAACTCATAGAGCGAGGTCAGAGCGAGCTGGTCCTCACGACCATCCAGAAGTTCGAGAACGTAGAACCGAACGTACAGGGTCACGACGAGGTCATCGTCATGTCCGACGAGGCCCACCGCTTTATGGAAGCCGACCTCGGAAGCCGCCTCAATGCGGCCTTACCCGACTGTTACCACTTCGGGTTCACCGGGACGCCTGTTCGAGAGGGGGAACGCCACGAAGACCGAAACACGTTCCGCGAGTTCTCGCCCGACGGAGAGGACTATCTGCATCGCTACTCCGTGAAGCAAGGCATCGAAGACGGCCTGATTCTGCCCGTGTACTTCACGCTCCGCCATGAGATGGAGTGGGAGATTGACGAGGCAGGATTGGACGAGGAGTTCGAGAAGGAGTTCCGTGGCATGACGACTGACGAGAAGCTGGAGTTCATCCGCGACAACGTGAACGCGACAACGCTCGCGGAGATCGAACCACGGGTTGAACGCGCCGTCGATGAAATTGACCACCACTACGACGAACACGTTGCGCCGAACGGCTGGAAGGGAATGGTCGTTACGCCGAGTCGTCGGTCGGCGGCCATGTACGGGGAACGTCTCATCGAGCAGCGTGGTGAGGACGAGGTAGAAGTTCTCTACACCGCGACCAAGGGCGACCCTGAGCTGATTCAGCAGTTCCACACGGATTCAGAGGAGCGAGACAGCATCATCCAGGACTTCAAGAAGGAAGACGAGCCGAAGCTTCTGGTGGTACACAACATGCTCCTGACGGGCTTCGACGCTCCCGTGCTGAAGACGATGTATCTCGACCGGAACCTGAAGAACCACAACCTCATGCAGGCCATCGCCCGGACGAACCGCCCCGCCGAGGGGAAGGAGAACGGGGAGATCGTGGACTTCCAGGGCGTGTTCGAGAACATCGACGAGGCGCTGGAGTACGACGCCGAGACGAAAGCATACGCCGCCCGCGACAAGGACGAGCTGTTCGACGATCTCGTTGACCAAGTCGAGTCGGTGCTGGAGATTTTCGACGGGGTTCCGAAGACCGACAGCCAAGAGGCGACCTACGAGGCCGTCAACCGAGTCAGTACCCATCCCGAAAGACGCGAGTTCAAGCAGGGCTTCCGTCACCTTCAGAATCTCTACGAGGCCGTTGCACCGGATGGCCGTCTCGTGAGCGAGGGCATCGAGCAGAAATACAAGTGGCTGAGTCGGATTCACGTCGCGTTCAAGCGCACCACGTCTGGAGAGGACGACCCCGAGGAGGATATGCGTGAGAAGACGCGAGACATTATCAGCAACAACGTCGAAATCACGGAAATCAAGCGGGACTTCCCGACGTACAAGCTCGGGGAAGAATACCTCGAAGACGTCGAAGGACTTGACAATCCCGGCGTGAAGGCATCGCAGATCGCCCACGCGACGAGGGAACATCTCCATCCGCGAGAGAACCAGAACCCTCGGTACAAGCGGCTGAGTGAGCGCGTAACCGACATAGTCGAACGCTGGCAAGGTGACGAGATTAGCGACCCCGATGCAGTCGAAGCCCTGAGGTCAGTCGAGGAGGAGATTCTGGAGGTTGAGGAGGAAGCTGAGGAGCAGGGGATGGACGACGCCGAGTTTGCCATCTATACGCATCTCACAGAGGAGACGCCGGACGCGATTGAATCCGAGGAACAAGCGGAGGAAGTGGCTGAGGAGATCGTCTCTCAGTTCCGCGACCGCGTTGACCGTGGCTATACCGGCTGGAAGACGAACCAGCAGACTATCTCCGAAATTGAGCGCATCCTGCTGGATGTACTGGTAGTCGAAAACGACCTCGGCCACCTGATTCAGGAGGACGACGAGTTCGTTGATGCGATTCGGAACTACCTGATTCAGAACAATGGCTAAGTCCCAATCCAACGAGATCGACCTGTTGGGCAACACCATTGAGTACGAGGTACGCCATAGTACAGACGCCACGAAACCCCGAATCGATGTGGATATTCACGGTGTCAAAGTCGTCTTGCCTGAGTCCGAGGGGGAAGCACCGACGGAACTCCTCAGAGACAACGCCGCATGGGTAGTCGAGAAGACCCGAGAGTACGACAGGTATCGTGAACAAGCCCCCAAACGTCGTTTCGAGGAGGGCGAATTCTTCCCGTACCTCGGTAAGCCGCACGAAGTCGTTGTTGAGCAGCGGCCTTCATCGAGTGTCGTTGATGGCAAGCTCCGACTCTCAGAATGGCACGTTGAAGATACTTCGATTGAGCGGGGACTTGAGACGCTATACCGTCGAAATGCTCGACAGCGGTTCAAGCGGCGAGCAGATCACTTCGCGGAGAAGATGGGTGTCGAGTACGACCAGATCGAGATTCGGAACCAACGCACACGGTGGGGAAGCTGTTCGACGAATGGAACACTTGGGTTGAACTGGCGGCTGATGATGGCCCCACCGGAAATTATCGACTACATCATCGTCCACGAACTCGCACACCTCAGAGAGGCGAATCACAGCTCCGCGTTCTGGTCGCTGGTCGCAGAGTATGATCCGGAGTACGAGTCACATGCAGAGTGGTTAGTCGAAAACAGCGCGAGGTTGATTTTCTCGAAAGATGATCTCTAAGGTGGAAAGCTACCTACTTGATCGGCGGACGAAGGTCACGCCAGCGAAGATCGATTGTCTTCCCGCCATTAATTTCTACGCGGAACAGTAGACTATCGCGCTCATCTCCCGTTGACTTCCCGGCATCGTCTTCTAAGATAGCTACGATAGTTCCATGTTCGCCGTGGAACTCGTCGTGATCAGGATCGGTCTCGTCGGGAATGTCAATTCGGACGCGGTCGCCTTCCTCGAAGGAGGGCATCTAAGGAGGAAGGTTTACCGCCTGCTGCTTCAGTCTGTCTCCTCGTCGTCTGTTTCTCGAACAACCATACGTCGCCGACGTCATCGCGCTGGAGACAGGACTTGTTTACCTTCAAAGTAACAGACATTGGATTACTCCGGGAGTTCTTGCCGCCCGTCTATGAAGCAATTCGCACAGGGGAAGTCGTCGGAAAGAATGACACAGTCACACTCCCCATTGTACGGGTCGGCTTTGCACTCGCATTCTGCGGACACAAGACTCCCATTACGGGGTCAGGTAGTCTACATTTCAGAGTAACCCCACATAGAGGGGCAGAGAATCACGACCGGCTCTATGATAGAAATCCCCATTAAGACTTGATGCACACAGTATGTCTACCTGAGTAAAGACTCAAAGTTTGGAAGTTGAGTCATTGGTAATTAGTTTGATAAGAACTATAGGGATGTAATGCGTACAGATTTGCATGGCTACTACTGGTACATCCTCATTCCATATCTACTATCGAATACGTGGAACAGTGGGAACTCCATCGCCCCGTGATCACATTATCAAAGACGGCGAAGCACTCTGTAATTATGGTGTGTCCGTCCCTGATGAAAAATCTTTGAAGCCGCTTAGCGAGGTATCTAAATCTGAGTGGGCGGTTAATCTCAGTGGCTACTCCAACCTATGTGATGAGTGTTCTAAATCAATTGACTATTACGATCTCATTCCGGGCGACCTTCCGGAGGAGCCACCAGAGTTCGATTGTCCCGTTTGTGGAGAGACAGCAGATTCTGTGGACTTCACATTCAGCACCGCCCTCATTCACCATAAATCAGATGAGTCGTTTCGTCGGTCGTTTGAGACGCACAAGATCCCGCGAGAGTTGTATGATGTATGGCGGACAAACCCCGATGAGCCATTGACCTATCCAAGTCTTAAGGAGTTCATCGACGATAACCCTCAAGTATTCCGACCCGAAGAATATCGGCAAGACAAAATCGAAGCACAAATGCGGAACGAAAATATGGAAAACTAATATTAAAACAGCTCTCCGTCAGGGCTGTGTAAGGCATAACTCGCTCTATGGGGAAGAATCCAGAGAATATTGATCAAGTCCTTCGTCCTATTGATAATTCTGCTAATCATCAGCGGCTTGCAAGAGGAGAAATTCCCAATGGAGTAAATCCGGTGAGTGACCGACGTAAAGTTCTGCAAAAGAACCATATGGTATTCCGTGAGGTGCTTCATCAGGTTATCTCGGTATAACTATGCATAGAGTGGCAGTGGATTCATCTTCCAGAATTATATAATACTAAGAGTTTTGGTATATTGGGCTGGCGACTATACCTCCTTTCTATCTCGCTCTCTACTGTCGCTTACTTGTTGTATTGAGGGTACCATACATACTACTATACTATTATATAACACTGCATAGAGGAAGTTGAGTCATACACTCCCCCTCTATGCAGTAATACACCAAAAATATTAGATAGATATCACAGGATGAAGGAAACTGCTAATAGTAACAGTTACCGCTGACAGTGAGAGGACATAAGGCGTTGATAGAGACTTAGAAGTATATCCAGTATGGAGCCAAAGAGATGGAGCAAACGAAGAGCGGGATCTGGTTGACCCACCAAACCAATTTTAAGCACGTTGAGGCACCTCCCACAGAGTATTTGCAAATCCCGAAGGGCATCTATCATCTTGGGGATCTAAGCGGCACACCGGGCAATCTATGCCGATGTTCCCAGTTAGAAGCTACGGAATCATAAGTTAGCGTATGTTATTAGAATAGTACCAGTATTATTATGTATGGGGTTAGAACATTGGGTCAACTGGAAACGTTGTAGGTAGGAAAGTTCGTCTGCGAAATTTTCCCTCTCAGGTCAGGGATCCGAGGTAACTGAGCGACCTGTTTTCACAAGCTCTGGAAGAAGGAAAACAGGGCGCATGGAGTACTGGCCAAACTGTGATGGGTTCGGAAGGACATCACCCCCTCTATGCATCTAATCAGAGGATCGAACGTCTATGCAGCTACCATAAAAAATCGGGCCCTTCCGTTTGGAAGGTCCCTTAGGCGAACAGCTCTTCCGCATCGACGTCCATCATCTGGGAAGTTGGGCTGTCCAGAGATTCAGAGAAGGGTGTATACTCCTCCTCAAATGTGGCGAGAACTTCTTCGTTCTGGGCGATGAGACGTTCAACATCAAGAGCAACAGTGTCGATCTCGCTGGTTGATTTACTTCCCATCCTTTACAAGTCTTGGCTGGAGCATTGTTGATCCATCGATCACTGATCAATCATCCTTCCTCTCTAACAGAAACAGTAAGGGGGATTTCTGCTATCATGCGCGAGGCTTGTCTGTGACTTCGTTTCGGTTCTGATCTTCTTCCCACCCAATCTCCCTGTCGGCTTTTCCGAGAATAGCAGAGGCAATAGATCGGACTTCACCGTCGCGCGTCATTTGGTAGCGAAGTAATGTAAGCTGAGGAGGAGTGCTTAAAACCGGGATAATTCGCGTTTTAGTGGTTTGATGGTGTCCTGTGGGGTATCGTGGTGCCCCGGGTGGGGAACCTTTAAGTGGATCGTGGAGTGATTTGTCATCAAGAGCGGCTGAGTGGTTTGGTTTGCGGCGAATGGTACCGTTACCCCGCGCGAAGCGCGGGGAGGTATCACAGGACCCTGCCACGGTCCTAACGGGGGTTCAAATCCCCCCCACCGCACTTCTTCGATATTAAATTACCAGCGCCGAGTCTCGTCTCGGCGCTATACCGATATCGTTGTGTGCGTGAGGGGGATTTGAATCAGACCACGAGCGAACGGAGTGAGCGAAGTGGGCGTGGTTCAAATCCCCCCACCGCATACTTTTGCGACGAACTAATCACGGCGAGCACCGCGTAGCGTGTGCTCGCTATTCGTGAGTCGCAGTATGCAGCGTGGGATTTGAGCCCTGCAAGTCACAGCCCGGGGACCGACTGCTGTGTGTCGCCCACTGTACCGACGAGAGAGCCAGCAGAACCTGACAGACGTGGGGGCTTCGGTACCGTCACCCACAGTTTTAGGAAGACCGAGGTCTATCCTTCGTATCGGCCGAAGCAAAATAGTTGTCGGATGCACCACCTTTATGATTAGACGCGTCTAATTCTCTGGTAACTCGGATGAAATTCCTGTTTCGGCGGACGAGCGGATGCCCGGTTCGGCGGTCCGCTATGAGCGAACTGACGGCCAGTGGCGAGGAGGTGACCGCCGCGTGGAGGCGTGGCTCCAGGTAGCGGCCGTCGCGTTCGTCGCCCAGTTGAGCGTCCTACCCGGCGAGAAAGTGCAGTTCATCATCGCCGGCCTGTCGACGCGGTTCCACCCGCTACTGGTCGTCTCGGCGGCGGGCACGGCCTTCGCCGGCTGGACGGCGCTAGAGATCATCTTCGGCCAGTACCTCCAGCGGGCGCTGTCGCCGTTCCTGCTCGACATGTTGACGGCGGGCCTGTTCCTGCTGTTCGCCGTCATGCTGTACCGGTCCGCACCGGCGTCCGACGAGTCGCCGGCGGAGACCGACGGCGGCATGCTGATGGCGGGCCCGGGCGAACTCGACGTCCGCGTGCCCGTCGTGGACTGGAAGGTCCCCAACCGCCTCCGGGGCTTCGTGCCGATCTTCGCGATGATGGCCTTCGGCGAGTTCGGCGACAAGACCCAGCTCGTGACCATCGGGCTCGCCGCGCAGTACTCCGCCGGAACGGCCATCTGGGCCGGCGAGATGGCCGCGATCATCCCGATCAGCCTCGCCAACGCCTACTTCTTCCACCGGTTCGCCGGCCAGTTCGACGTCCGGAAGGCCCACTACGCGGGCGCGGCGATGTTCGCCTTCTTCGGGATCGACACGCTTCAGGCGAAGGTGACCGGCGTGTCCGTCTGGGAGCAGGGCGTCGAGTTCGTCGGGGCGGCGGTCGGCGACGTCCTCGCTGCGATCGTGTGATCTGCGGGTCCGCCACGGACCTGGGGCGATCGCTCGTATGATTTAGGACGGGTGCGGTCGAACCTCTGCACATGACCTGCATCGGCTTCCTGTCGGTCGCACCGGTCGTCGAGGGCAGCATGTCCGAGTACGTCGCCGACGCCGTGGCGGCCCTGGAGGAGTTCGACGTCGAGTACGAGACGACGCCGATGGGCACCATCATCGAGGCCGAGGACAGTCGGGCGCTGTTCGACGCCGCCCACGCCGCCCACGAGGCCGTCGACCACGACCGGGTCGAGACGTTCCTCAAGATAGACGACAAGCGGACCGTCGACCAGCGCGCCGCGGACAAGGTCGACGCCGTCGAGGAGCACCTGGGTCGGCCGGCGCGGAGCGACGCCGAGTAACGAACCGAACCGGAGTCCACAGTCAGATGGTCACGGCCAGAACGGTCCGGGAGGGGGAACTGGACCAGCTACTGGCGCTGTACCGGATGCTGAATCCGGACGATCCGGAGCTCGAACCCGACGACGTCGCGGACCAGTGGCCGGAGATACTGTCCGACGACGCGATCGAGATCGTCGTCGTGGAGGAGGACGGGCGACTGGTCGCGTCCTGCGTCCTCTCGGTAACGCCGAACCTGACCAGGAGAGCCCGTCCGTTCGCCCTGATCGAGAACGTCGTCACCCGCGAGGGCTACAGGGGAAACGGGTTCGGAAAGCAGTGCGTGCGGGCCGCGGTCGATATGGCCGAGCAGCGAGGGTGCTACAAGGTGATGCTGCTGACGGGGACGGAGGAGGAGTGGAAGCTCTCCTTCTACGAGGACTGCGGCTTCGACCGAGCAGAGAAGACGGGGTTCGTCTGCGATCAGCGGTAGCGGAGTGGCTACTGACGGGGTGTAGCGACGGGTGGCCGGGGACGTCCCGGGCTGCCTCAGACCGTATCGCCCGTGCCGCGACCGGAGGGATTGCGCTCGATGGTCGGGATCTCGCCGGTCTCGACGAGGCTCTTGAACCGGTTGAGCGCCGTGCCGACGAGTGTCTCCGGGACGACACCCATTCTGGAGAGCGCCCGGTTCCCAAGGGGACCGCCTGGCGGGTCGAAGCGGACCTGGAGGCGGACCTCGGTGCCCCTGTCCCCGGAGGCCGGCTGCGCGCGAACCGAGCCTTCCATGGGGAGCGGCGAGTCCGGGACCGATTCCCAGCGCAGCAGCTCGTCCGGCCGCTCCTCGACGACGCGCGTCTCCCAGGAGATCTGCCGACCCGTCGGGGCGGAGACGGTCCAGCGCAGGCGCTCGTCGCCGCGGGACTCGACGTCGACGGCGTCGCTGACGATCTGGTCGAGCCGGCCGGCGTCCCGCCAGTACTCCAGCAGATCCGCCGCGTCGCCCTGTACGGTGACCGACCGGTCGACCGTCACCGCGTCTGGCGAGGCCCCGGAACCTGAGTGGTCGGTGCCGGACCCGACCGCCGACAGCAGCGAGTCGAACGGGCGGCCCCTGCCGTTGATCCCGCTGTAGAGGAAGGCCACGCCGGCGGCGGTCAGCGCCACGCCGCGCAGCGACCACCGCCTGAGACCCATGACGAACAGCGCTCCACCGGCAAGCGACGCGACCGCCCGCGCTTTCGTGGTGTCGCCAGTGCGACCGCCCTGCGAGCGGGAGCGAGAGCGCCGTTCGACCGGCGGTGGCTCCGCGTCGGACGGGGCGTCCCGTCGGGGCGTACTCATCGGCGTCGGTCGATCGACGGGGACGATCGATGTGCGGTACGGTAGATCATGAGACGTCGGTAACGACAGCCGGAATCCGAAAAGGGCCTCGGCCTGCAGACGCAGGGCCCTCGTGACCGCTACTACGGCGAAAGACCGGTGAAATTTTGTGCCGGGGTACCAACGCCCGTGCATGGCCGGACCGACGCTGCTGGAGTTCGTCGTCGGGATCGTCGCCCTCGTCCTCGGCGTGCTGTGGGTGGCGTACCCGATGAAGATGATACGGCTCCAGGCGAAGATATCGTACATCGGGGACCCCGACCCCGGCGGGCCGCGAACCGACCGCCAGCGACGGATTGGCCGCATCGGCGGCGTCGTGCTCGCGGCGTCCGGAGCCGCGCTGGCGGCCGGGCTGTTCTAACCGTTCCAGTGATCGGGACGCTCTGACGGTGGGTATAAACCGCAGGGCGGCGCATCCGGGGACATGGAGAGTCTCAACCGGATGGCCACGGAGCTCGTCGACGAGGCGGTCGACTTCGCCGACGAGCTGACCCTCGAGGTCCACGAGCTGGCCGGCGACGCCGCCGTCATCGACTTCGGCGTCGACGTGCCCGGGGCCGTCGAGGCCGGGCTGTTACTCGCGGAGATCCAGTCGGCGGGGCTGGCGTCGGTCCAGACCCGCGTCGACGAGGTCGACGGCGCGCCGCTGACCCACGTCGAACTGTCCACCGACCACCCCGCGCTCGGGCTGCTCTGCTCCGCCAAGGGCGGCTGGGAGCTGAGCGTCGACGGGTTCGAGGGCCTGGGCAGCGGCCCCGCGAGGGCGCTCGTCGCCGAGGAGGACGTGTTCGCGCGCGTGGGATATCGCGACGCCGCCGACTTCGCCGTGCTGACGATCGAGAGCGACGAGCTACCGGACCAGGCAGTCGCCGAGCACGTCGCCGAGATGACCGGAGTCCCGGAGACTGCCGTCTTCCTGCCGACCTACGCGAGCGCCAGCGTCACCGGCAGCGTCGTCGCCGCGGCCCGCGCCGCCGAACTGGCGACCTTCCGGCTGACGGAACTGGGCTACGACCCCGTCGAGATCCTCTCGGCCCACGGCGCAGCGCCCGTCGCGCCCGTGGCAGAGGACGAGGAGACCGCCATCGCGCGGACCACCGACGCGCTGGCCTACGGCGGGCGGGTCCACCTCACCGTCGAGGAGGAGTTCGACCGCTTCGACGAGGTGGCCTCGACTGCCGCCGAGGAGTACGGCGCGCCACTGAGCGCGGCCTTCGACGACGCCGACTGGGACTTCTCGGAGGTGCCCGTCGAGGTGTTCGCGCCCGCGCAGGTGACCGTCGACGTCGTCGGCGGTCCGACCCACGTCGTCGGCGACGTCCACGAGGACGTGCTGGCCGAGAGCTTCGGGCTGTGAGCCGTCCGGAGGTGTAACTGTGAGGTACAAGGTCGTCCCCGAGCCCCGATCGGTCGCGTTCCTCCGCGAGGCCGCGGAGACCCTGCCGCTCGTCCCGGGCAGCGTCGAGGACTGCTGTTCGCGGATCCGAGACGAGACGGACGTCCTGTCGCGGGACCGCGCGCGCGAGTACCTGACGCTGCTGGAGGCGCTAGGCCTCGCGGAGGAGACGAGCAGTGGTTACCGGCGGCTGCGGGACCAGCCCGACGACGCGACGCTGACAGAGCGGTTCCGCGAACGGGTCTTCGGCGTCGAGGAGCTACTGGCGGCGTTGTCTGCCGAGGGGCCGATCGACGTCGACGGGGCCTTCGACGCGCTGGCCGACGAGGTGCCCCGCTGGGAGCGCGACCGCCGCGAAGACTGGGAATCGGAGTGGCGCGAGCGGACTGAACGGCTGCTGGAGTGGAGCGTCGCCTTCGGGCTGGCGGAGCGGGACGGCGACGAATATCACCCGGCCAGTTAAGCCGGGTGCCTGACCATTCACGCGCATGAGCGAGCCGGTCGAGGCGGTCCTGTTCGACCTCGACGACACCGTCTGCGAGTACCGGCAGAGCGTCGAGGAACTGGTAGAGCACTCCTTCGGCGCGGTGGGGATCGAGCCGTTCTTCACGGCCGCGGAGTACAGGGAGCAGTTCGGCGAGTACGTCGAGGGGTGCGACGACGCCGACGAGATTCGCGAGCGGAGCTTCGTGGCGCTCGCAGAGGAGAAGGGTCGGGACCCGGACCTGGCCCGCGAGGTGGCGGCCGCCTACGCCGCCGAGCGCGACCAGGCCGAGGTGGCGTTCCTGCCTGGCGCGCGCGAGGCCGTCGAGACGCTGTGCGAGCGATATCGGGCGGCGGTTGTGACGAACGGTGCCCCGGAGATGCAGTCCGAGAAGCTCCGAAGCCTGGGCATCGAGGACTGGTTCGAGACGGTCGTCCACGCCGGCCACGAGACGCCCGCGAAGCCCGACCCCGAGCCGTTCGAGGTGGCGATGGAGGCTCTCGGGACGTCAGCCGAGCGGGCCGTCAAGGTCGGCAACTCCCTGTCCACCGACGTCGCGGGCGCGCACGCGGCCGGCGTGCGCTCGGTCTGGCTGGAACAGGACGGCGTTGAGGTGGTGGAGCCGGAACCGCACTACCGGATCGATCGGATGGACGAGTTGCTGGACGAGCCGTGGGCGTGACCGGCGGAGGCTAGCTGTGCGACGGTCTCAGCTGTAACGGTCAGCGAGTTCGGACAATCGCGTTCAGATCGTGTTTTCGACGGTTCTCGTCTGCGTTCCGGCGTCGGCGTCCTCGCCGCGGAGTTCCGCGAGCGTACCGTCGGCCCGCCAGGTCTCGACGACCTGTTCGAGTCCCTCGCGGTAGGTGGGGTACTCGGGCTTCCAGCCGACGTCGCTGCGGAACTTGTCGGTGGTCGTGGGCATCGGACTCGTCATGAACCGGACGGCGTCTTTCCCGGCGAAGGGGCGGGCGACCCACCAGGGGACGCGGCTCGGTTCCGGGGCGTCGAGCAGGTCGGCGAAGGTCCGGAGGTAGTCTGCGACGGTGACCGGTTCGTCGTCCACGACGTGGTAGAGCCCCGTGACGCCGGCGGCGACCGCGGCGGCGACCGCGCGGCCGGCGTCGTCGACGTGCAGCAGGGAGAGCTCGGCGTCCTTTCGGCCGAGGACGCCGCCGCCGACGACCGGCAGGTCGCCGGAGCAGAGGTTCTCGGCGAACGATCGGGTCGTGTGATCGTCCGGGCCGTAGAAGAACCCGGTCCGGAGGATCAGCGGGTCGAAGCCGTGGTCGTCGGCGGCGTTCTCGAAGAGGTCCTCGACGTCCGCCGCGGACTGGGTGGCGCGGTCTGGATGGCGCGGAGCGGACTCGTCGAAGACGGAGCCGTCGGGCTGGCGGGCCACCCAGACGACGCTCGGGAAGACGAACCGGTCGACGTCGTCGCCGAGGACGGCGACGAGGTTCCGCGCGCCCCCGTGGCGGACCTCGTCGTTGCGCGCCCAGTACTCCGCGGTCGTCTTCTCTGCCGGGGGGAGTTTCGTGGCCGTGTGGATCACGACGTCGACGGCGTCGCCGTTTCGGTCGGCGTCGTCGGTGGCGTTCCGGAGGGTGTCCCGGTCGAGGACGTCGCCCCTGACCGGAACGCCGCCGTAGTCCCGGACGACGGCGTCGCCGTCCGCGTCCCTGCTCAGTCCGAGGACCTCGTGGTTCCGGTCGGTGAGCTCGTCGACGATTCGGCGTCCGAACACGCCCGTGGCCCCCGTGACGAACGTTTTCACGTTAATCGAGTTCGTCCGGAGTCGCCGAGTCGCTGCTGCCGGAGTGGCGCGGGGGGTTTAAGTCGACGAGTGCGGTTTTAAGGTACCGGCAGCGGTGGTCAGCCGCATGAAACACGTCCGGCTGCGGCTCAGCGCGGGCGGTCGGGAGGACGAAGTCCACCCGATGTACGACGTGGTCGCCAACGCCGAGTTCGTGGGCTACGCGACGGCGCTCAACTGGAACTACACGGGCGAGGAGCTGGGCATCCTCCATTACGTCGAGGGCGACGCCGATCGGTTCGAGGCCGCGATGCGGTCGATCCCGGAGGTGCTGGAGTACGACCTGCACCGGGCCGACGAGGACTCGTTCTACGTCTATATCCGGGACGCGACGACAGAGTCCGTCCGGGCGCTGTTCGGCGTGGTCGACCGGAGCAGCCTCGTGACGATTCCGCCGATCGAGTACCACCCGGACGGGCCAGTGACGTTCTCGGTGTTCGGCC
This genomic interval from Halomicrobium urmianum contains the following:
- a CDS encoding type I restriction endonuclease subunit R, with product MVSTPSEYGVERSLLSWLDGVGWETHGQDGDRGANVLDDAYERDSHEVLYWYLLAEQVVALNDAVTEDNVEKFISSLKRDLDAENLMNGNRAFHQLLTKGKTFSVQRDDGTTETIYVDLIDYENPENNRFHAVNQFSVSRETTIRPDVSLFVNGIPLVTMELKSQAQDNDWHDAVSDLLAYQDDVPHLFVPGLFNVAADTMELRYGAVGAPREFYEPWNDAPAKYEDDNEMRQALKALCNPSTILDLLKNFVFYERRAGGDAKIVPRYMQYYAVNRILDRVHRGEHKRGLIWHTQGSGKSFTMLYAAENLLKRDVARNPQVFIIVDTDKLNSQMRDQLANLSLEQWTEAESINHLEELIERGQSELVLTTIQKFENVEPNVQGHDEVIVMSDEAHRFMEADLGSRLNAALPDCYHFGFTGTPVREGERHEDRNTFREFSPDGEDYLHRYSVKQGIEDGLILPVYFTLRHEMEWEIDEAGLDEEFEKEFRGMTTDEKLEFIRDNVNATTLAEIEPRVERAVDEIDHHYDEHVAPNGWKGMVVTPSRRSAAMYGERLIEQRGEDEVEVLYTATKGDPELIQQFHTDSEERDSIIQDFKKEDEPKLLVVHNMLLTGFDAPVLKTMYLDRNLKNHNLMQAIARTNRPAEGKENGEIVDFQGVFENIDEALEYDAETKAYAARDKDELFDDLVDQVESVLEIFDGVPKTDSQEATYEAVNRVSTHPERREFKQGFRHLQNLYEAVAPDGRLVSEGIEQKYKWLSRIHVAFKRTTSGEDDPEEDMREKTRDIISNNVEITEIKRDFPTYKLGEEYLEDVEGLDNPGVKASQIAHATREHLHPRENQNPRYKRLSERVTDIVERWQGDEISDPDAVEALRSVEEEILEVEEEAEEQGMDDAEFAIYTHLTEETPDAIESEEQAEEVAEEIVSQFRDRVDRGYTGWKTNQQTISEIERILLDVLVVENDLGHLIQEDDEFVDAIRNYLIQNNG
- a CDS encoding M48 family metallopeptidase; this translates as MAKSQSNEIDLLGNTIEYEVRHSTDATKPRIDVDIHGVKVVLPESEGEAPTELLRDNAAWVVEKTREYDRYREQAPKRRFEEGEFFPYLGKPHEVVVEQRPSSSVVDGKLRLSEWHVEDTSIERGLETLYRRNARQRFKRRADHFAEKMGVEYDQIEIRNQRTRWGSCSTNGTLGLNWRLMMAPPEIIDYIIVHELAHLREANHSSAFWSLVAEYDPEYESHAEWLVENSARLIFSKDDL
- a CDS encoding TMEM165/GDT1 family protein, giving the protein MEAWLQVAAVAFVAQLSVLPGEKVQFIIAGLSTRFHPLLVVSAAGTAFAGWTALEIIFGQYLQRALSPFLLDMLTAGLFLLFAVMLYRSAPASDESPAETDGGMLMAGPGELDVRVPVVDWKVPNRLRGFVPIFAMMAFGEFGDKTQLVTIGLAAQYSAGTAIWAGEMAAIIPISLANAYFFHRFAGQFDVRKAHYAGAAMFAFFGIDTLQAKVTGVSVWEQGVEFVGAAVGDVLAAIV
- a CDS encoding MTH1187 family thiamine-binding protein is translated as MTCIGFLSVAPVVEGSMSEYVADAVAALEEFDVEYETTPMGTIIEAEDSRALFDAAHAAHEAVDHDRVETFLKIDDKRTVDQRAADKVDAVEEHLGRPARSDAE
- a CDS encoding GNAT family N-acetyltransferase → MVTARTVREGELDQLLALYRMLNPDDPELEPDDVADQWPEILSDDAIEIVVVEEDGRLVASCVLSVTPNLTRRARPFALIENVVTREGYRGNGFGKQCVRAAVDMAEQRGCYKVMLLTGTEEEWKLSFYEDCGFDRAEKTGFVCDQR
- a CDS encoding SRPBCC family protein; the encoded protein is MSTPRRDAPSDAEPPPVERRSRSRSQGGRTGDTTKARAVASLAGGALFVMGLRRWSLRGVALTAAGVAFLYSGINGRGRPFDSLLSAVGSGTDHSGSGASPDAVTVDRSVTVQGDAADLLEYWRDAGRLDQIVSDAVDVESRGDERLRWTVSAPTGRQISWETRVVEERPDELLRWESVPDSPLPMEGSVRAQPASGDRGTEVRLQVRFDPPGGPLGNRALSRMGVVPETLVGTALNRFKSLVETGEIPTIERNPSGRGTGDTV
- the mch gene encoding methenyltetrahydromethanopterin cyclohydrolase, giving the protein MESLNRMATELVDEAVDFADELTLEVHELAGDAAVIDFGVDVPGAVEAGLLLAEIQSAGLASVQTRVDEVDGAPLTHVELSTDHPALGLLCSAKGGWELSVDGFEGLGSGPARALVAEEDVFARVGYRDAADFAVLTIESDELPDQAVAEHVAEMTGVPETAVFLPTYASASVTGSVVAAARAAELATFRLTELGYDPVEILSAHGAAPVAPVAEDEETAIARTTDALAYGGRVHLTVEEEFDRFDEVASTAAEEYGAPLSAAFDDADWDFSEVPVEVFAPAQVTVDVVGGPTHVVGDVHEDVLAESFGL
- a CDS encoding HAD family hydrolase, which encodes MSEPVEAVLFDLDDTVCEYRQSVEELVEHSFGAVGIEPFFTAAEYREQFGEYVEGCDDADEIRERSFVALAEEKGRDPDLAREVAAAYAAERDQAEVAFLPGAREAVETLCERYRAAVVTNGAPEMQSEKLRSLGIEDWFETVVHAGHETPAKPDPEPFEVAMEALGTSAERAVKVGNSLSTDVAGAHAAGVRSVWLEQDGVEVVEPEPHYRIDRMDELLDEPWA